The Cervus elaphus chromosome 9, mCerEla1.1, whole genome shotgun sequence genomic interval tcttgtctctctgtgtctccctctCAGTCTCTTGTCTCTGTCTCTCAGTttgtctctctatttctggctctctctcttttttaaccttttttttttgacaaattgaagtgtagttaatttacaacgtTGTGGACTTCcctagttaagaatccacctgccaatgcagaagacactggttcaatccctgatagggGAAGAATCCACAAGCCACGGGGCGACTAAGCTCATGCGCCTCACCGCAACTCcagagtagccctcactcgctgcaactaaagtctgtgtgcagcaacaaagacccagcacagccaaaaagaaatgtataaaattttttacaaagttgtgttagtttcacatgtatagcaaaatgatttggttatacatacatattccttttcagattcttttccattatgctgcTCCTgcttagtcgctctgtcgtgttctactctttgcgaccccatggacgcgAGGAGCcgtgcaggctcctctgttcatagggattctccaggcaagaatactggagtgggttgccatgccctcctccagggcatcttcccaacccagggatcgaacccaggtctcccgtattgcaggaggattcttcagtcttagccaccagggaagtccaagaatactggagtgggtaggttaTTATTAGTACAAGATAATGAACGTAGTTCCCTACACCGTTGGCTCTGTCTttatgtctctctgtctctgactcCCTGTGGGTTTCTGCAGTCCACCTCTTTAACACTCACACGCCCGCAATCCGTGCAGACCAATCTGGTGACTCAAGGAGAAGCACCGCTCTCCCCACCCCGCAAGACAAACACGCGCAGTGACCGGAGGGTTTTCCTCGATCTGCCAGGGCCGCCCACCCTCCCCGCTCCAGAGGCGTTGTCTTTCTGCCCGCTGCGCTCTGGCCCCGCCCCTGAGGAGTCGCATTGGCCGGCTCCCTGACCACGGCCCCGCCCCTCATCCTGACCCGCCCCCTCTGGAGCTGGCCCCGCCCCCGAAGCTTCCAATTGGCCTGCGTGGGGCGGCCGGGTTGGTTGCTCAGCTCGCTGATCTTGCAATGGCAGAGCCGCGGATGCTCGCGGGGAGGCGAGAACCCGCGGCGAGTGGGGCGCGAGGCCATGTGCGGCCGCCTATGGCTGGGCCTGGCGTGGCTATTGCTGGCACGGGCGCCCGGCGCCGCGGGGACACCAAACACTCCGCGGAGACCGCGCAGCTACCCGCACCTGGAGGGCGACGTGCGTTGGCGGCGTCTCTTCTCTTCAACCCACTTCTTCCTGCTAGTGGACTCCAGCGGCCGCGTGCAAGGCACCCGCTGGCGCGACAACCCTGACAGTGAGTAGCCGGGACCGCTGCCCGGGGGCGGGGGACAGGGCAGATAGGCGGACAAAGGCAATAGCAAAGGCAAGGCAGGGCAGCAGGGATATGACACCAACTCAGTGAGGTTCTGTGCACTGTTCGTTCCTTCTCTCACTTGAGGGAGGTTCTGGAGGCTCCTCCGGCTGCGTGGTGGCGGCCAAGTCATTTCCCgtctggagcctcagtttcctcaactataaaatagGCCCAACCCACTTGGAAGGAGGGTTGGACAGTTGAGGTCAAGGTCACACGGGAAGCTCCCACCTCCAGGCCTGGCTCAGCAGCAGAAGGGTCTCAGAGAGATAGTTGAGGTTGGGACCACGGAGACTccagagaggaaagggaggggaaGCTGGGACTCCGGGAAGAGCCTCCATGGGCCCAGCACATAATGAGGTGAGGGCAGAGTTGAGTCTGAACTCTGAACTCCCCACCCTGCAAAACCAAACTCAGGGCCCATCTGAGTTAGGGTCACCTCTATGTCTTCCTGGACACCCACTTGGCAGacgaggaaactaaggcacagagaaggcaaatTACCTACCTgcggtgggaggtgggggcatAGAGCTGGGGCTCTACAGTGCCCAGAACCTCACTGAGTTGGTGTCACATCCCTGCTGCCCTGACCAGGaaacagtaggcactcaataagtgTTTGTGGAATGTATGAGGCAAGACGAGATGAAGGggtaaagaaagagaaggaggagattGGCAATAAAAGGGAGGCTAGGGCGGTCAATGACCCCAGGCCTGTCTCAGTCTCCCTGCATCTCTGAGGCCGGGCAGAGTGGGAGTGGGAGAGCCAAGGCAGTGCTGGCCACTGCCTGAATCACCACCATTAGGGCAGATAATCACCTTGCCCTTCCCAGTTGCTTTcatctggggctctcaaggcctTCATTAGTCTCACCAGATGAGGGCAAGGACAGGGGCACTGGCTAGGCCGGTCGCTCAGTGGTGGGCACGGCCAGGCAGGGTGGCCCTGGTGGGGGTGAAGTCTGGCTCTGCTGGATGGCTTGGGACAGGCACTgcttctctctgagccttggtttccccaccTGGAACTGGGTGTCTCACCCAAGAAACAGCAGGTGCAAATGTCCTGTGGGACATGGGGTGAGCGCCCCATCACCAAAGGCATCCAAGTCCAGGCTGAACACCAGAAGGCAGGGTTTTGACTCCAGATTAGGCCCCCATGCCTGGGTGGGGCTCAGAGTGTGAGCGGGGGCTTGTCCCCCAACCCTGCTCCACTGGACAGGAAACATCAGCTCAGATGGGGCAGGGCTGCCCTAGGGTCACCCATCCAGCAACAGGGGCTGAGAAACTGGCTCTGCCACttctcaggcctcagtttccccacacgGGAAGTGGGCACAGTTAGCACCTCTCTCCTGGAGCTGCGTGTGGGCTTGGTGGGATACGATGCCTGGCATACAGTTGGCACTCAAGCAGTGTTAGCAGGTAGCGTTGATCTGAACACCTTGTGCCCCACTCCCAGGCCATTGGCTGGGCGGTGTCTCCTCTGTAAAGACACAGCCCTGGCTAGCTGAGCTGTCAGCGTCAGATATGGTAACAGCAGTGTGGGGACTGTGGGCAAGGCCTGCGGGGCCTGTACTCACTGCCGGGGGTGTATATCTGTCACACAGGCACTCACCTCCTCTGACTTGGTTTTCTCACCCCTGACTGACAGGCTCCCCGCTACTACAGCAAAGCTTGGGGATGATCTCCACTGGCCTCCTGAGAAAGGCCTTATTTCTTCCCCACTGATTCCCACCCCTACCatccccccgccctgcccccgccACGCCCCGCGCCCCGGCCTGGAGTACTCTTTGCCTACCCGTCAGTCCCACAGCTTCAGGGCAGGCGCTGGTAGGACCTGCATGGGCCCTGGTGCGTCCCCACGCCCAGCACAGGGCCAGGCACACAGGAGGTACTTGGGAAATGTTTCCAATTGGGGACTGTTTCCcacgtgaatgaatgaatgaacagagagAGCGGGGAGAGTAGGGGAGTGGGTGGTGGGCGGGCCCTGACAGAGTCCCTCCCTGCAGGCGTCCTGGAGATCCGATCCATCCGCGTGGGCGTCGTGGCGCTCAAGGCGGTGCACAGTGGCTTCTATGTGGCCATGAACCGCCTTGGCAGACTCTATGGGTCGGTGAGTGGAAGTGCAGAGGGCGGTCGGGGGTGTGAGCAGAGGTGTGCGGGGGCGTGTCCGGGGGCGTGCCCGGGGCCGCTCACCGCCCACCCCGCAGCGGTTCTGCGCTGCGCACTGCAGGTTCCGGGAGCGTATCGAGGAGAATGGCTACAACACCTATGCGTCAGTCCGCTGGCGCCACCAAGGCCGGCCCATGTTCCTGGCTCTGGACGGTCGGGGCGCCCCGAGGCTCGGGGGCCGCACACAGCGACACCACCCGTCCACGCTCTTCCTGCCCGTCCTGGTCTCCTGAGTCCCAGGGTCAGTGACGCCTGGTCCGAGATTCCAGGAGACGTGAGGTTGGGGAAGGCGGGGTTTGGGGAGAGCCCGTGTCCAGTTACTCACTGGTTTCACCTGCATTGAGCACCTGCTCTGCTGGGCACTGGGGACACCACCAGACCCCACAGATGTGGCCCCGCGCTCAGAGACTGAGTTGGAGGGGAGGTGGACAGTGAGCTGAGCAGGGGTGGAAGGAATCCAGCCAGAAGCTGGAGGCCAGGGAGGCTTCAACAAAGGCACCGGCCAGGCTGGAGATGGGGAAGCAAACTTGCCGGGGTGGGAACCTACTGGGGTGTTTGAAgcagcagggaggtgggggaggctgggggctggggtaaAATGATGCCACGGACTGGCAGGGCCTGGTCCCAGGGCTTATGGACATGTCACCTCATGGGGCACAGGGGACTTTGCAGGTGGAATTAAGGCCCCTGAGATGGGGACAACCCTGGATCTTCCGGGGGGGCCCAGTGTCATCACggggtccttataagagggaggtgggagggtcagaggcagagagacaagAGATGCTGCACTGCTGGatgtgaggatggagggaggggctgTGAGCCAGGGATGTGGCacctctagaaactggaaaagtggGAAGTTGGTACTCCCCTGGAGCCTCGGGAGGGACTAGCCCCGCCCACACCTGGATTTAGCCTTCTAAGACCCAAATTGTGACCCCAAGCCTGAAGTTGATAaacatgttgttttaagccatcaagTTTGGTGATTTGTCACAGCCATCCTTGCAGACCCACACACACTGGCCTCAGAGCCCCTTATAAGGTGTGCAACCGCTCGGGGTGTGCAGGCTGAGGGGGTCCCAGGTCAGCTTCCTGGGGGCTGAGCTCCCCCGGGGGGGGCAGAGGTAGAGCTGGGAAGTGGGGGGAGGCTCCCACCCCTCCCAGTGGCCATTTCCGAAGACCGATTTG includes:
- the FGF22 gene encoding fibroblast growth factor 22 isoform X1; this translates as MCGRLWLGLAWLLLARAPGAAGTPNTPRRPRSYPHLEGDVRWRRLFSSTHFFLLVDSSGRVQGTRWRDNPDSVLEIRSIRVGVVALKAVHSGFYVAMNRLGRLYGSVPGAYRGEWLQHLCVSPLAPPRPAHVPGSGRSGRPEARGPHTATPPVHALPARPGLLSPRVSDAWSEIPGDVRLGKAGFGESPCPVTHWFHLH
- the FGF22 gene encoding fibroblast growth factor 22 isoform X2 — translated: MCGRLWLGLAWLLLARAPGAAGTPNTPRRPRSYPHLEGDVRWRRLFSSTHFFLLVDSSGRVQGTRWRDNPDSVLEIRSIRVGVVALKAVHSGFYVAMNRLGRLYGSRFCAAHCRFRERIEENGYNTYASVRWRHQGRPMFLALDGRGAPRLGGRTQRHHPSTLFLPVLVS